The stretch of DNA ACCGGGCCAACAAGCGCAAGCGGCGGCGTGGCGAAGGCTCCTAGACCCCGGCTCTGGGGCAACCACACCTGGCGGTGGTTCACCGCCGTCGTCGCCTGCCTGCTAATCGCGCTCGGCGCGGCCGGCTGGATCAGTGGAGATGGCCGCTGGGACGGCACGGTCTGCCTGTTCCTTGCGCTCGTCATCCTGCGTGAACTACACGTGACGCGCCCCTGAGCCAAGCGCAGCAACACGCCAGCAGGGTCACCCGCTTGCGGCTCCAGCCGAACCTCTGTCAGCACTGCCTGCTGCCGGGTGGCGGAGGTGTCTTCGCTCGCGACTACGAAGCCCGCCAGCGTCCCGTCGCTCGGGGGACTTCGTCGGACATTGAGGCTCGCCGCCGACCAACCGCAGGCTCAAGTTGATGGCGGCACGAAGGCCGATCGGCTGCTTCACTGCCACCGCAGGGCGCTGCTGGAGCTAAGCCGCGAGGAGGTTGGCTCGTCGCCGAAGGAGACGTTGCAGTTGCTGGGGCGCCGCACTCGACCTTGACCCAGCGCGAGGGGCTCCAACCGCCGCGGGCGCGTCAAGCATGATGACCTGCCAGCACCTCGCGCGGGAGGACCGTCGTGGCTCGTTTGTCCGTCTGAAGGCCTGCGGCTACGACATGGCCGTCGAGGCCCGGTCGTGTTGCGCGCGCCGGCGGCCGCGGTGGGTGCGGCCGACGCGTGGGAGGCCGGAGCTCGCGCGGTGCCCCGGCCGGCCCCCTCAGCGCAAGCTCTGTCAGCCGCCGGTTGACCACGGGTGGAGCCAGAACCGGGCGAGCGTAGCCGCCCTCAGCGGCAGGAGAGTGACAGGCTCGCTTTATGCATGCGGCGCCTGTTGACCCTCGCGACACCTGCTGGGAGGTCGACTCGCCAGCCTTCCGTGTCTACTTCTGGCAGCAGCCGACCCCGGTTTCCCAGGCTTCGGCGCCGGAGCTTGCCGGGTGGTCGTTGGAGGAGTGGCGCCTCACTGGACCTCGTGACGTGAACGAGGTGATCGCGTGGGCCGAGCTGCACCGTGGTGACCGGTCGTACACCCTGCATGTCGAAGTAGACGAACAAGGAGGTCTGGGCCTCGTCACGCTGGCCGGCACGGATCCTACGAGTAGCTAGGCGCCCTGACGGCGGCAGAAGGGACCGCCCAGCGGCCCCGGGACTGGCCTCGTTCGCGGCGCGATGGGTGGGTCAGCAATCGAACCTGTAGCTTGGGCATCTGTACCCGCAGCTGCTGCTGGTGGGGTGGTTGTGGCCCAGCGCGTCCGGTTCCGGGAACGTGAAGCTTGGGCATCCGTAGCCGCAGCTGCTGCTGGTGGGGTGGTTGTGGCCCAGCGCGCCCGATTCCCAACGAGCGAAGTTGGCGTAAGGGTCTTCGGCGACGTCGTGAGGGAAGCAAGGGTCGCCGCCGTGCCATCGGCCGCAGAAGCCGCAGTGCTGCAGATCGTCGACCGGTTCCGAACGCCTCCAGCTCGAAGATGCCGCCGCCGTCCAATGGGCATTGCCGCAGGTTGGGCAGCGGCACGGCACGTCTGCGTCCGGGCCCCCGGCTCTCGAGGTGAAGTCGCCCATGCCCAACGATATGTCGGATGAGCTTGGACGCGCCAGGACCTGCTGTGACGAGTCACTAGCCATGCGGTGTGGGACGCCTCAGGTTCGACGGCGCTGACCCGGCGGGCGCGTGACTCCACATTCGAGCGGCCGGCCCCGCGGCAGGACCGGGCAAGTAGCCGCCGTCACCACGGCATGAGGGTGCGTCGTCCGCCCGCTGCGTCAGCGGCCTGACGCTCAGGTGCCGAAGCATGGCCGGATCTCAGCCGCAGCGCTCAGCCGGCTCGGGACGCCGGGGGGACCGAAACCGGCCCACCACCGTTCGCGCACCCAAGTCTGGGCACCATGGCAGTCATGTCACCGTCGGCACTCCGCAGCGTGTCCGAACTCCGACCCTGCGGCGACCGGCACCTCGCCGACTACCTCGATCCCACCGGCGGCCGGGCGTATTGGACGTACGACCAGCCGAGCGAGCCTGACACGTTGACGCCGCTCGACTGCTTGGCGCCGACGCTCCTGTCTCTACGCCTGACCTTCGACAACGTCGTCCCGCTCTTCCAGCCCGCTGGGCCGCACGCCGAGCTGCGCCGGTGTATGCAGGCGGTGCTCGGTCTCCCGCCGGTCAGTTTTCTCGAACTCGACCTCGCTGACCCCGCCAGGCCATGGGCGACGGTGCGTCGAGCGATGATCGCCTCGGAGCACGTGCCTTGGTGGACTGCTGTGTCAGTTAGCAAGGTGCTGCATCGAAAGCGCCCCGACCTCGTGCCCGTCTACGACAGTCAGGTCTTCGCGTTCTACTTCGGTTGCCCGCACAGCGGGCGGGGGGCGCCCGGACGGTTCTGGCCCCGGCTTCAGTCGGATCTTAGGGAACAGTGGGCTCTCGTCGATGCGTGGCGGCACCGTCACCAGCCGCCCGAAGGCCCGCGGCTCACCCTCCTACGTGTCGCAGACATCGTTATCTGGGAGCACCAGGTGACGGGCTGCTCGGCGGCTTAGGACGACCCCAGGGCGAAGGTGCCGCGATCGGTCCGCGGCATGATCGGACGTTCAGGCACTCGCACGCGCCGGCCACGTGGGACGCCTGGTGACGCCAACTGGCCCCAGCGCCGTCGGCTAACGGTCCGATCACGTTGATCAGTCGCTGGTGTCGACCTTGGTTCGACGCCAGAGGAAGGCGCCTGACTCGCTGACCTTGTAGCCGAGCGGGCGCAGGACCTTGCCTGCCTTCTCCTCGCCGATGGCTGCCACGACGGCTTTGCCGAGGGAGTCCTTGGTTCCGGACGGTTGGGTCTTGGCAAGCCTCGGGAGGTAGTCAATCCCGAGGTCAATCGATGCGTTAGAGGCCGGACCGTCGTCCGTCGCGAACAGCGGGATAAGGAGCTTCTCGAACAGGAGCTTGCGGGCCGGCTCAGACTCGATGCCTGCGTTTTCCCACGCCTGCATGAGGTGCCTGCGCCGGGTGCTGTTGCTCGTGCCATTGTTGTCGACTCGAGCCGCGAGGATGCGGGCGACATCGATGTCCGGCACGAGCCTCGCGCCTGCTGTCCCGGCGGCGCGAAGGATGTCCTTGGTGGGTGCCGGCCGGTCGGGGTCGTCGAGCAGGCCGTGGAGGACCTCGATGCGTTCCTTGACCGGGTACCGGGCCACAGCCTTGCTGATCGCGCTGAGCAGGCGGTCGCTAGGGGTTACCTCCTGAAGGGCGATGTCGGTGGCCGTCAGGAGCGCTGCAGCGTCGGGCTCGGCCAGGGCGATCCAGGCAGCGACGGTGTCGTCGAGCGCGTGCCCGTGCTCCCCGCGCAGGTCGTTGATGGCGTCGGCGTTGGGCAGCGCGGGCAGGGCGTCGCTCGTCTCGGTGAGCATGCGTCCGAGCAGCCGCAGGCGGGTGGCGTGGGGCTCGGCGAGCCAGGAGCTGTCGTGAAGCGCCTGGACGAGGTCCGCCCGCGCGTCCGCAGCAGCCGGTCCGGCGGGGACGCCAGGGCGCGGGAAGCCCCGCAGGGCGTCCTCGACGGTACTGACGACGTACTGCACCACCGGGTCGTCGAACTCCGCGACGGTCAGGTCGGCGCGGAGTGTCGAGGCGAGGTCCTGCGTCTCCTGCGCGGCGAGCACCGAAGGGTCTAAGGCTCCTGCGAGCAGCAGGGGCTCCGCAGCCGCAAGCAGCCGACGTCGCTCGTTCGCGGTGTCGTCGTCCTCGACGGGAGTGCCGAGGCTTTGCCGGACGACGTTGTCCATGCCGGGGCGCTGCGCGGACGTCCGCTGGTCGAGCAGCGCGACGACGGCAGTAGCGGCGGCGCGCGCCGTGGCAGAAGGGGCCGGCGACTCGGTGCTCGTGGCGTAGTGCCAGAGCTGGTTGACCAGGCGCTGGACGGCGTCGTCGGTCTCAACCGTGGCGGCCGCGGTCGGGCTGACGGCAGCCAGCCATGCCTGCCATGCCCTGAGGGGCCGCATGGAGCAGGCGGAGATGAGTAGGGCTGCCAGGGCCGGATCGTCGACCGGGGCGAGCCCCGCCACGCAGGACTCGACGAGTTCGCGCAGCGCGCGGCGGTTGCTCTTGAGCAGTGCCCGCATGAGCGTCTGAGCCGGACCGCCGGTAGCGCCGTCGAGCTGGTCGAGCAGCGCTGCCAGCGCGGCCTTCAGGGGGTCGTCGAGCCCGGGCTCGTCGTTGGTGCCGCCGGACGCTGGCGGGGCCGGTGCGGGGCGGCCAGGGGTGGCGGCACGGGCGGCGGGCGGCTCGGGAGGCGCAAGTCGTCCCCGCAGGACGCTGGCCATGCGGCTCTCGGCGGCGTCGAACAGCCGCGCCGCCTGATGCGGCTGCATGGCGAGCAGCACTTTGGCCGTGGCGGCTGCGGCGTCGCCGTCCTCGGCGAGCAGGTGGGCGACCAGGATATCGGCCGTCGTGGCTGGGTCGACGGCGATGGCCGCGTCGGAGTCGCCCAGGACCATCATCGCGATGTCGGGGTCGTCGGCGTTCTCGGCTGCGTAGCGGAGGACGATCTCGCGGAGCCGTCCGGCGGTCGGCCTGTCGCTGTGCAGTCCGAGGCGCCAGGCGCCGTGCAGGCCGCCTTCCGCCACGAGGTCCGGCCGGTCGTTGAGCGGGGCGGCAATGGCGTCGGCGAGCGCGTCGGCGCGGCTGGCGACGTCGAGCTCCGGGATCGCGGCCAGCGCGAGCAGCGACAGCGCGACGTTCTGCGCCTGCAGGCCGACGCCTCCGAGGGACTGCCCGATGAGTAGCGTCACCGCGGCGCCGCGGCCCTGCTCGTCGAGGGCCCGTACGGCGGTCCTGAGCGACTCGATCGACGCGTTCTCCGCGTCCTCCTCCAGCCGCTCGGCGAGCTGGCCGTCCAGGCCGACGGCGCTGCCGGTGCTCTGCATGAACAGCAGGTCCCTGCCCGGCCCGGGGACGGACCTGGTCCGGGACAGGTAGTCGAGGAACTGCCTGCCGTGCTGCTCCGAGACGTCCTGCGGAGCGTCGTCACCCGCGGCGTCGGCCCCCGTCGCGTGCTCGTCGTCCTGCTCGTCCTCGTCGTCCCGTTCGGCGCGGTCCTCGTCGGACAGCAGGGTGGCGACGGGCAGCTCGCGGTGGGCGAAACCTCGGGCGATGGCCCGGGCCTGCGGGGTGGCGTGCGGGTGGTCGTTCCACACCTGGTCCTCGGTCTCGCCCTTGTGGAGGCGCAAGACGTACTCGGGCAGCCGGGCGTCCAGGACGAGGTCGCGGGCGAACAGCGGAAACTCGACCCGCAGGCACACCATTCGGGCGATCTCGTCAGAGCGCAGCGCCATGTCGCCGTGGAGCCGGCCGTCCTTCTGCCGGGCCTCGGCCAGCCGGTAGGTCAGCACGAACGCGTTGAGGAGGCTCTTGACCCGCCGGGGGCTGCGGACGTGCGACGGCACAAGGATGGAGACGGTGAGATCGAGCCTGTCGCCGAGCTCCTTCCACACCCCCGGCCGGTCCTTGACCAGCTCGACGGCGTAGCGGGTGATG from Vallicoccus soli encodes:
- a CDS encoding DUF6308 family protein is translated as MSPSALRSVSELRPCGDRHLADYLDPTGGRAYWTYDQPSEPDTLTPLDCLAPTLLSLRLTFDNVVPLFQPAGPHAELRRCMQAVLGLPPVSFLELDLADPARPWATVRRAMIASEHVPWWTAVSVSKVLHRKRPDLVPVYDSQVFAFYFGCPHSGRGAPGRFWPRLQSDLREQWALVDAWRHRHQPPEGPRLTLLRVADIVIWEHQVTGCSAA
- a CDS encoding KAP family P-loop NTPase fold protein, which produces MPDTPVLAVPGELIPDREVAADTKKRDPLVTQPDELGHKQIAQQLAQLAATVPERSNIALYGPWGSGKSGIGNLLRQYVEADKKLGYARFDAFKYAENPLRRDFISAVATDLKVEKSKYHADLYAGTTTTTFDVPRTALLRLAGIYVGLLFVIFTGLLLIAAAAAGFQQGGWWEDFQPLVKQVVVASFTPAALLSALIVLAGKSLGVEHKTDKAESSEQFEDLFKELVKDAGKDRIVVFVDELDRCAPSDVVGTLDAVRTFLGADRCVFVIAADRQAVEEALNKELKQATPADPVNPYYSSGSAYLDKVFQYQILVPPLLQASITRYAVELVKDRPGVWKELGDRLDLTVSILVPSHVRSPRRVKSLLNAFVLTYRLAEARQKDGRLHGDMALRSDEIARMVCLRVEFPLFARDLVLDARLPEYVLRLHKGETEDQVWNDHPHATPQARAIARGFAHRELPVATLLSDEDRAERDDEDEQDDEHATGADAAGDDAPQDVSEQHGRQFLDYLSRTRSVPGPGRDLLFMQSTGSAVGLDGQLAERLEEDAENASIESLRTAVRALDEQGRGAAVTLLIGQSLGGVGLQAQNVALSLLALAAIPELDVASRADALADAIAAPLNDRPDLVAEGGLHGAWRLGLHSDRPTAGRLREIVLRYAAENADDPDIAMMVLGDSDAAIAVDPATTADILVAHLLAEDGDAAAATAKVLLAMQPHQAARLFDAAESRMASVLRGRLAPPEPPAARAATPGRPAPAPPASGGTNDEPGLDDPLKAALAALLDQLDGATGGPAQTLMRALLKSNRRALRELVESCVAGLAPVDDPALAALLISACSMRPLRAWQAWLAAVSPTAAATVETDDAVQRLVNQLWHYATSTESPAPSATARAAATAVVALLDQRTSAQRPGMDNVVRQSLGTPVEDDDTANERRRLLAAAEPLLLAGALDPSVLAAQETQDLASTLRADLTVAEFDDPVVQYVVSTVEDALRGFPRPGVPAGPAAADARADLVQALHDSSWLAEPHATRLRLLGRMLTETSDALPALPNADAINDLRGEHGHALDDTVAAWIALAEPDAAALLTATDIALQEVTPSDRLLSAISKAVARYPVKERIEVLHGLLDDPDRPAPTKDILRAAGTAGARLVPDIDVARILAARVDNNGTSNSTRRRHLMQAWENAGIESEPARKLLFEKLLIPLFATDDGPASNASIDLGIDYLPRLAKTQPSGTKDSLGKAVVAAIGEEKAGKVLRPLGYKVSESGAFLWRRTKVDTSD